The following are encoded together in the Diabrotica undecimpunctata isolate CICGRU chromosome 7, icDiaUnde3, whole genome shotgun sequence genome:
- the LOC140446274 gene encoding uncharacterized protein: MVFPRKFFKEHMLNGAPRGTLGLPNPSGWMTAELFLQVLEHFIKYSSSWKENPSLLIFDNHESHVTVEVIMKAREAGVHILTLPPHCSNKLQPLDVTVFGPFKAYYNAECEAWLLNHPGAPIKIYNIAELVGTAHDKALVPQNIR; this comes from the coding sequence ATGGTGTTTCCACGTAAATTCTTTAAAGAGCATATGCTTAATGGAGCACCTCGTGGTACCTTAGGACTACCTAACCCTTCAGGCtggatgacagcagaactttTTTTACAAGTATTAGAACATTTTATCAAATACAGCAGCAGTTGGAAAGAAAATCCGTCGCTGCTAATATTTGATAACCACGAGAGCCACGTCACAGTGGAAGTAATCATGAAGGCTCGAGAAGCAGGTGTCCATATTTTGACGTTGCCTCCACATTGTAGCAACAAACTCCAGCCATTAGATGTGACTGTCTTTGGGCCTTTCAAGGCATATTATAATGCTGAATGTGAGGCTTGGCTACTGAATCATCCAGGAGCGCCCATCAAAATATACAATATCGCTGAGTTGGTTGGTACAGCACACGATAAAGCTCTCGTACCTCAAAATATTCGGTGA